DNA from Denticeps clupeoides chromosome 7, fDenClu1.1, whole genome shotgun sequence:
TGCTCTGCGGTGCCGCCCTGTAGGTGTTGGGTAGATTTTAGAATCGATCCTGGAACTCTGGTGGAAACCTCACCATCCCACCTTGATGATCACTGTCAGTAGCCGTTAGTTGGTCACTTTGCTCAAAGCGAAGCCTCGTGGATTCTGAGAAGGAGTTGTCCTTTCCCTGGATTGTCCCGTCCTTGTTCTCGTGGTGCTTCAGATGCTGTAACGCTTGGACCATGTCCTGCCAGCTTACAGCATCTCCATCAGCCAGGTGTGACTGTCATGGTTTTTATTGGCCACTGTGGCTGCTCAGAGAATTACTGTTGACCAGAGCCAGTCCACAGATGGTCCAATCCTGAGATGAATCGTCCTCTTGTTCTCAATGATGGATCCTTAACACAGAGGAACAGACGCTTTGTTTCTAATTGCAGGCAGGAAAGGAACAAAAGGAAATCCAATGTTGGTTAGAAAGTCTTTTGAAATCAGAAGTCATCAATCATCTGAGGGGTTGGGTGGGTGCTTGCCAGCCCACCATCGTCAGGAGGTCTTCTTTTCAACAACTAGCTCTTGTTCTATCAACTGAAGCACCAGAGATATCTGCTGTTTCCCGGCTGACTAGTTAGGGTTGTTTTGAATGACCTCCCCGATAAATTGGTAGTCGCCCAgtgaaaccagaagacccaggttcaaaccccacttactaccatggtgtccctgagcaggacacttaaccctgagtgtctccagggggggggactgtccccgtaactactgactgtaaggcttTCCGACCATTTCATCTTCTATCTGATGAAAGTATTTGATGGAATTTAGGCTTAAAATATCTTTCTTGTGGAGTAGATTGGACCTCACGCAGCTTCTTTATGTTCCTGGTtttcttctgacactttttttttttttttttttttttttctctgaagggTCTGAGGCCATCAGCAGCTTCAccagcttcagcagcagcagcagcagcagcagcagcaggagcagcatgACTGAATCTGCAGCGCCAGCAAGTGTTGCTGCGGCGGCGTACGACGAGAAGCCTGTGGTGGACTTCAGCTACGTGGGCATTGACGCCATCCTGGAACAGATGAGGAGGAAGGCCATGAAGCAGGGGTTCGAGCTCAACATCATGGTTGTGGGTGAGTCCACCACTCTCAGTCTGGTCTGGAGCAGAACTTGGTTCCTGTCACCTGtgatggacgtgtgtgtgtttcaggtcagAGTGGTCTGGGGAAGTCCACGCTGATGAATACGCTGTTTAAGTCTAAAGTCAGCAGAAAATCAGTTTTGGGCACCAGTGAGGAGCGAATCCCCAAAACCATTGAGATCAAATCAATCAGCCATGGTGAGGAGCAGATCTTTTTCTTTGCACTGTgatgacactcacacacacacacacacacacacacacactcccacttcctgttttttttttttttttttttttaataacagatGTTGAGGAGAAGGGAGTGAGGATGAAACTGACTGTGATTGATACACCAGGATTTGGAGATCAGATCAACAATGAGAATTGGTAATGTGACTCGCTCACACTCTTACTAGATTGCTCGCtcacttgctctctctctctctctctctcacgcatgcgctcgctctctctctctctctctctctctctctctctctctctctctctctctctctctctcatgcgctcgctctctctctctcacgcatgcgctcgctctctctctctctcacgcatgcgctcgctctctctctctctcacgcatgcgctcgctctctctctctctcacgcatgcgctcgctcgctctctctctctctctctctctctctcgcactcttatggagacacacacacacacacacagttgttcTGTCCCAGTCTCATGTCCCATGTCTGTGTCCCTACAGCTGGCGGCCCATAATGCAGTTCATTAATGCCCAATACGAGAGGTACCTGCAGGAGGAGCTCAACATCAACAGGAAGAAGCGAATCCCAGACTCACGTATTCActgctgcatttattttattccccCCACTGGCCacaggtgagacacacacacacacacacacacacacacacacacacacacacacacacagacagactctctctctctctcactcactcacacacacacacagactctcactcactcactcactcacacacacacacacacacacacacagactctctctctctctctctcacacacacacacagactctctctctctcacacacacacacacacacagactctctctctctctctctctctcacacacatacacacacacacacacacacagactctcgTTCACTTGGTCATGCTACCTTCTGTTCGTAACCCGCCTGTCAGGCCGCCTGGACAGAGGTTCTGAGTTCACTTTCAGCAGGAACACTCAGGTCCTCAGTGCCCAGTTCAGTCTGTCATGTTGTGCATCTTCATGAATGTTTGCCCACATCCTGGTGTTTCCTGTTGTTGGTTACCCTCTAGTGGTGGTTAGATTCTGGTCTGTTGGACCTGCTGATGGAGGGT
Protein-coding regions in this window:
- the septin9a gene encoding septin 9a isoform X5, whose amino-acid sequence is MTESAAPASVAAAAYDEKPVVDFSYVGIDAILEQMRRKAMKQGFELNIMVVGQSGLGKSTLMNTLFKSKVSRKSVLGTSEERIPKTIEIKSISHDVEEKGVRMKLTVIDTPGFGDQINNENCWRPIMQFINAQYERYLQEELNINRKKRIPDSRIHCCIYFIPPTGHSLRPLDVEFMRRLSKVVNIVPVIAKADTLTLEERDLFKKNIRDDLRTNSIDIYPQKEFDEDSEDRMINEKIREMIPFAVVGSDLEYQVNGRRILGRKTKWGTIEVENITHCEFAYLRDLLIRTHMQNIKDITSSIHYEMYRVRRLNENNTQSNGVTEHHFTSHEL